The Gossypium hirsutum isolate 1008001.06 chromosome D02, Gossypium_hirsutum_v2.1, whole genome shotgun sequence region CACCCATCACCGCTCCCTTGCTTCTTCCTTTTtgtagtttctttatttcttttctctacTGTAATCAAAACTTTCAAGCATCCAAAAAGCATGGCTACGGCGTACTTGAagcattaaattattaatttgattgAAGATGACAAGAAATCAAAAGAGCAAGAGAAGTTTTTATTATATACTATATAACAAGAGGCCTAGGCCTAACTAACGTAGAAGGTGGTGGTAAGATTAGAGAGGAATCCCGAAGCCGCTGTCCTAGTTTTGGTACCGTTTTCTGTTTGGATGCTCCTACTTATGCTCCCATCTGCTTCTGGTTTAATATTATAAGGTACATACCCATATCCCTCCATAAGCTAGCAAGCGTCCCCTCCAGTTGTACAAAGAGTTGTAGTTGATGGGCCATGGACGCTTCTGATTTGGTAGATGAAAATCATAGTGAAACCAATGGCAGCAGCAGCAGCCGAGGACACCCAGTAGCAGTAGCAAACAATACATCAGATGGGAAAATGATGAGGAAGAGAATGGCTTCTGAGATTGTTGACAACCAAAGGTTCCCTCGCCGCACCCTTGTCTCTGAGCCTGAGCCTGATAACAACACTGTTTGCTCTTTCTTGCCAGCGCCAGCATCATCTAATCCACTCCTCAACCACTCCACTATCAAGATGAATACCGCCATTTTTCCTTCTGCAAACTTCATCGCCGTGACGTCAGGCGGGCCTGCTGTTTTATCTACAACCACTTCTACTTTTACTTGTATCGATACCATTTCCACTAGTAAACCTCACCCCCCGGCTGTCTGTGGTTTCTCGGGTTTGCCTTTATTTCCACCAACGGACAGAAACCGAAACTCCGTCACCGCAACTACTGCCTCAGACTCAGTTATTATATCTCCGATCTCTAATTCAATGGATGACACTTCAGCTACAGTGTGGATTGACGGTGTCATAAGGGATCTCATCCACACCTCCTCTAACGTCTCCATTTCTCAAATCATCCACAACGTCCGGGAGATCATCTACCCTTGCAACCCGAACCTCGCTACGCTCCTGGAGTACAGGCTCCGCTCCCTAGTGGATCCAGTTGAAAGGAGAAGTAAGGAGGGTGAGGCCTCCTTGTTGCAGAGGAACCATAGTCAGCAACAAGGCTCCTCTGGACTCACTTTTAACTTGGACCCTGCCCTAGATAGCCTTCCTAACTGCTCTTTGCCCGAATCTTGTTCCATGAGCCAGTACTTGAACTGGGAGATAAATCCACCATCCGTTTCTAACAACGCAGTCGCTACCCAACACCAGCATCACAATCAGATTAGCAGTAGCCCTTCTGCGACTACACCACCGGTTCTTTCCCTATGTCAGACACTGCCTCATCACCAACAGACTCGGGAGCAGCAGCCGCTTCCAGTTCCAGAAGAAAACCCTTCCCCAGTTGAGAAGACTACTCCCTCGACGACTGCTTGCACAACGCCCACGTCCACTTTTCAAATAGTTCAAGCATGCAGCGCCAGAGACAGGAAAGAGGAGATACGGCAGCAAAAGAGAGACGAAGAAGGATTGCACCTCTTGACCTTACTCCTGCAGTGTGCTGAGGCGGTTTCAGCTAATAAATTTGAGGAAGCAAATAGGATGCTGTTAGAGCTGTCGCAACTGTCAACGCCATTTGGGACGTCTGCTCAGCGCGTGGCAGCGTATTTCTCAGAGGCTATGTCCGCAAGGCTGTTGAGCTCATGCCTGGGAATATGCGCTACGCTTCCACCGATTCCACAGTCACAGAGCCATACCCAAAAGATAGTGTCGGCATTCCAGGTGTTCAACGGGATAAGTCCATTCGTCAAGTTCTCGCATTTCACAGCCAATCAAGCCATACAAGAGGCGTTCGAAAGGGAGGAGAGAGTGCACATCATAGATCTCGACATAATGCAAGGCCTGCAGTGGCCAGGGCTGTTTCACATACTGGCCTCAAGACCAGGCGGGCCGCCGCACGTGCGCCTCACGGGGTTGGGAACCTCCTTGGAGGCCCTGGAGGCAACCGGGAAACGTTTATCTGATTTTGCCGACAAACTGGGGCTCCCCTTCCAATTTTGCCCGGTGGCGGATAAGGTGGGGAATCTGGAACCCGAGAGACTCAAGGTTAGCAAGACGGAGGCAGTAGCTGTTCACTGGCTGCAGCACTCTCTTTACGACGTGACTGGTTCAGATACCAACGCGCTGTGGCTCTTGCGAAGGTGACTAAATGACGCCCTTAGTCCTTGATCTTTGGCTCTTGCTTGCATGAATTTCCTAAAGTAGGCACTAAGTAGACAGTCATATACTTTagtttcatggtttagttaacaCAGAAAACATGATATTGTTGACATATAAGTATATAACTATACGCATCGAATGCACTCCACAAATACACGCAACTCAAGTTGCTTTTTCTTTTAACCCTACAACTTTATTATTGCCATAAATTTTTTAGATGGAAGGCTAGACCTAGACGTTGATTAGAAATAAAAATTGGTCTTCTATGCCCTAAATCCATCACTACAAGTCTACTACTACTACAACTtataaataagaataataataaaccGTAGCTCTGTTTGTCCT contains the following coding sequences:
- the LOC107960801 gene encoding protein SCARECROW, with product MDASDLVDENHSETNGSSSSRGHPVAVANNTSDGKMMRKRMASEIVDNQRFPRRTLVSEPEPDNNTVCSFLPAPASSNPLLNHSTIKMNTAIFPSANFIAVTSGGPAVLSTTTSTFTCIDTISTSKPHPPAVCGFSGLPLFPPTDRNRNSVTATTASDSVIISPISNSMDDTSATVWIDGVIRDLIHTSSNVSISQIIHNVREIIYPCNPNLATLLEYRLRSLVDPVERRSKEGEASLLQRNHSQQQGSSGLTFNLDPALDSLPNCSLPESCSMSQYLNWEINPPSVSNNAVATQHQHHNQISSSPSATTPPVLSLCQTLPHHQQTREQQPLPVPEENPSPVEKTTPSTTACTTPTSTFQIVQACSARDRKEEIRQQKRDEEGLHLLTLLLQCAEAVSANKFEEANRMLLELSQLSTPFGTSAQRVAAYFSEAMSARLLSSCLGICATLPPIPQSQSHTQKIVSAFQVFNGISPFVKFSHFTANQAIQEAFEREERVHIIDLDIMQGLQWPGLFHILASRPGGPPHVRLTGLGTSLEALEATGKRLSDFADKLGLPFQFCPVADKVGNLEPERLKVSKTEAVAVHWLQHSLYDVTGSDTNALWLLRRLAPKVVTVVEQDLRRQEGPFLGRFVEAIHYYSAVFDSLGASYGEESEERHVVEQQLLSKEIRNVLALGGGSMKFHNWREKLQQCGFKGISLAGNAATQATLLLGMFPSHGYTLVEDNGALKLGWKDLCLLTASAWRPGEDTLPFQFHAN